GTTTCTCTTGATAGTTGTCGTGATGACCTAAATGCTTTCTTACGCGCGTGGCTAGCGCTTCGCTGTAGCTCATAATATTTCTTCCTCATGGGATGCGTGAGCCGCCCAGGGGTAATCCATTTGTCGGGCGGTAGCGGTGGCCAGCGGCGTTGAGCAATTGCTTGCCACCCAGTGCAGGCAGGCATCGATACCTGCGGCCACACCTGCGGTTGTAAAGGTATGGCCATGGTCAATAAAGCGGTGTTCTGGTTGAACGTTAACTTGGCTGAATTCGCGCGCCAGCTGCGCGGCATCTTCCCAATGTGTGGTTACGCTCAGGTTATCCAGCAAGCCTGCGCCTGCCAAAATAAAGGCGCCGTTACAGATGCTGGCTAAGGTGCTGATATGCGGGCGTTGGGCAATCAACCATGCGTTAAGTGCCGGGTTGTCGCGCTCGGCCTCCACTCGCCCACCGGGCACAATAAATACATCGAGTGCCGGGCAGTCTGCCAGTGAGGTGTCGGGTGTGATGTGAAGGCCTGCACGGCAGCGCACAGGCTCGCCGGATGCGCTTAGGGTGATCACCCGCAGTAGGCTAGACTTTGTTTGTTGTTCATGCAGTCGGTTGGCGGTGGTAAATACCTCCAGCGGGCCTGCAAAGTCTAACAGCTCTGCTTGGTCAAAAAGGTAAATGCCGATTGTTAGCATGGTGTCTTCGCATTTAATGCTGTTATTGCATTCATTTACGCTTTCTCATTGCGATGGTTTTCTCATTGTAACTTTGGCGCCACATTAAAAATGTATTCAAGATGGCGCAAGCAATGTTGTGTGGCAAATTCGGTTCTAACACTGGCAATGTGTAGTTGGCAGCTGGCCTGCGTTTACATGCAAAAATCAAAGAGGTATTAGGCAATGAGTGTGTCACGAAAAATGCTCGCGGCTAACAAGGCCTACGCGCCTAGAGCGCTTTTAGAGGGTGCGTGGTGATGTAAATTGCTACAGGTATACACACTGTTAACCTTTAACAAGCTGTATGCCTGCAATGAAAAGATACCTGTAAATGCCAGTGCCATTTTAGGCTTAGGTGTGGCATCTTTTAACGCATTTTCACCTTCTAGGATATTTTATTGCCTAGAATTTCACCACCCTGCCCGCGCGAAAAAAGGCTTTTATCTTTGCAGGGCTTTGCCCTAAATCTATTGGCTTATGCCAGCGCGCCTTTCGTGTAAATTTCACATTGCAGGGCTACACCCGGTTAATTGCTTGCTCTTTTACTGCATTTCTCCATTGCTTTGTAACGCTTTGTTACTTGCAGCTCAGTTATTGCATGTTTTTCTATAAAACTGCCTGCCTCTGGTGGGCGAATGTGTTGCTGGAATGCAAGCCAGCAAGCCCGCAAAACCCGAGGCATAAAAAAGTGGGCGGTGCCGAT
This genomic stretch from Simiduia sp. 21SJ11W-1 harbors:
- a CDS encoding GlxA family transcriptional regulator, coding for MLTIGIYLFDQAELLDFAGPLEVFTTANRLHEQQTKSSLLRVITLSASGEPVRCRAGLHITPDTSLADCPALDVFIVPGGRVEAERDNPALNAWLIAQRPHISTLASICNGAFILAGAGLLDNLSVTTHWEDAAQLAREFSQVNVQPEHRFIDHGHTFTTAGVAAGIDACLHWVASNCSTPLATATARQMDYPWAAHASHEEEIL